From the genome of Flavobacterium luteolum, one region includes:
- a CDS encoding Cas9 inhibitor AcrIIA9 family protein — protein sequence MNGSEKFKTRIGDFLKEKSLSDSAFAPMLEKASKNLDNCLKYIIAEVKKTGECAFDDSEIFDMAVRYYNDDTIGEVPEIRCRVMTDQPQKADLFSAPVPVAQNVVEKNASTAPAEVLPAKGTPKPAQTALTLFDL from the coding sequence ATGAACGGTTCAGAAAAATTCAAAACAAGAATAGGCGATTTTCTAAAAGAAAAATCGCTGAGCGATTCCGCTTTTGCGCCAATGCTTGAAAAAGCCTCAAAAAACTTGGACAATTGCCTGAAATATATCATCGCCGAAGTCAAAAAAACAGGCGAGTGCGCTTTTGACGACAGCGAGATTTTTGACATGGCGGTCAGATACTACAACGATGATACCATTGGTGAAGTTCCCGAAATCAGATGCAGAGTGATGACAGATCAGCCCCAAAAGGCTGATTTGTTCTCCGCTCCTGTTCCTGTTGCTCAAAACGTTGTGGAGAAAAATGCTTCCACCGCTCCTGCGGAAGTGCTTCCTGCAAAAGGAACTCCAAAACCTGCTCAGACAGCCTTAACACTTTTTGACCTATGA
- a CDS encoding DUF7222 domain-containing protein produces MYAFTKSIYAEYPVSAVFNKMILSDLDSYDGTKKEKLKSFLEDLQRMGCISGMVSEFIYHADCKRFYIAHLDDLENIREEIEDSLGEAVKNRHRLPHYTFMCWLCFEEYCFDIYRTVFER; encoded by the coding sequence ATGTATGCCTTTACAAAATCAATATACGCCGAATATCCCGTAAGCGCGGTATTCAATAAAATGATACTGTCGGACTTGGATTCCTACGACGGAACCAAAAAAGAAAAACTTAAATCCTTTTTGGAGGACTTGCAGAGAATGGGCTGCATCAGCGGGATGGTTTCCGAATTCATCTATCACGCCGACTGCAAAAGGTTCTATATCGCCCATCTTGACGATTTGGAAAATATCCGCGAAGAAATCGAAGACTCGCTTGGCGAAGCGGTTAAGAACCGCCACCGCCTGCCCCACTACACTTTCATGTGCTGGCTCTGCTTTGAGGAATATTGCTTTGACATCTACCGAACCGTTTTCGAACGATAA
- a CDS encoding single-stranded DNA-binding protein: MEIIGRLTKDAVVAKVSAERQVVNFSIAVNDSYKPKNSSEPVRIVTYIDCSYWLSTGVADYLKKGTAVELFGRIGLNVYIGNDSQAHGSLTFHTSNIKIIAFAANEQKAIKQKSADSQNSEKDPDDLPF; encoded by the coding sequence ATGGAAATCATTGGAAGACTTACAAAAGATGCCGTAGTGGCAAAAGTCAGCGCAGAAAGACAGGTGGTGAATTTCTCAATCGCCGTAAACGACAGCTACAAGCCTAAAAACAGCTCCGAGCCTGTCAGAATTGTGACCTACATCGACTGTTCGTACTGGCTCTCGACGGGAGTTGCGGACTATCTTAAAAAAGGGACGGCTGTGGAGCTTTTCGGGCGCATCGGACTCAATGTCTATATCGGAAACGATTCGCAGGCACATGGAAGCCTGACCTTTCACACAAGCAATATCAAGATTATTGCCTTTGCCGCAAATGAGCAGAAAGCGATAAAGCAGAAAAGCGCCGATTCGCAGAATTCTGAAAAAGACCCTGACGACCTGCCGTTCTAA
- a CDS encoding DUF1810 domain-containing protein: MNLEDGLERYISAQKDLYHQALDEIKDGKKLSHWMWFVFPQIRGLGFTDYNVYYGIKDLYEAEQYLCDPVLGKRLVEITNAAFSLEGNTALEIFGRPDSRKLKSCMTLFSQLQNTDPIFQKVLDKYYDGLHDEKTISILASQKK, translated from the coding sequence ATGAATCTGGAAGATGGCTTAGAAAGATATATATCGGCACAAAAAGACCTTTACCATCAGGCCTTGGACGAAATCAAGGACGGAAAGAAGCTAAGCCATTGGATGTGGTTTGTTTTTCCGCAGATCAGGGGCCTTGGATTTACCGACTACAACGTGTATTACGGAATAAAAGACCTGTATGAGGCCGAACAATACCTCTGTGACCCAGTACTGGGAAAACGTCTGGTGGAAATCACCAACGCAGCCTTTTCCCTAGAAGGAAACACGGCCTTGGAAATTTTCGGCAGACCTGACTCGAGAAAACTCAAGTCCTGCATGACGCTGTTCAGCCAACTCCAGAATACAGATCCCATATTCCAGAAAGTATTGGACAAATATTATGACGGACTGCATGATGAGAAGACAATCTCAATTCTGGCGTCACAAAAAAAATAG
- a CDS encoding SOS response-associated peptidase, with translation MCYYTQQSAAIENVKRRFNAEVDNEETYLQSDFINGFAHPNIPIILDSSPRLITTDYTWGLMPTWAKDADFRKNTLNARIESIDEKASFKNITHNRCLIIASAYYEWHWNDEKGKSKDKYQINSQDDEIFTFAGLYSTWTDPVSDEVMNTYTMVTTKANELMRFVHNHKMRMPIMLKRQDESAWLDQSVKIEDFAFPYEGNIVAFKV, from the coding sequence ATGTGTTACTATACCCAGCAGTCCGCTGCAATTGAAAATGTAAAACGGCGGTTTAATGCAGAAGTCGACAATGAGGAAACCTATCTTCAGTCAGATTTCATTAATGGATTTGCGCATCCCAATATCCCCATAATACTTGATTCATCCCCCCGCCTGATTACCACAGACTATACTTGGGGATTGATGCCGACATGGGCAAAGGATGCGGATTTTAGAAAAAACACCCTCAATGCAAGGATTGAATCCATTGATGAGAAAGCTTCCTTTAAAAATATAACACACAACAGATGCCTGATAATAGCATCGGCCTATTATGAATGGCATTGGAATGATGAAAAAGGAAAAAGCAAAGACAAATACCAGATCAATTCGCAGGACGACGAGATCTTCACTTTTGCTGGACTGTATTCCACATGGACGGATCCGGTATCTGATGAAGTTATGAACACTTATACCATGGTCACTACCAAAGCCAATGAACTGATGCGGTTTGTACACAACCATAAAATGCGCATGCCGATAATGCTTAAAAGGCAGGATGAATCTGCATGGCTTGACCAGTCTGTCAAAATTGAGGATTTTGCCTTTCCATATGAAGGAAACATTGTTGCGTTTAAAGTATAA
- a CDS encoding DNA polymerase III subunit alpha, with protein MFLNCHSFHSLRYGTIPLDDLIKQASASGATAAALTDINTVTGIYDFIKGCEGLGIKPLVGIEFRSEHKFRYIGLAKNAAGLAQMNRFLTDHNFSGAPLPEKAPAIEAAYFIYTLENAPADLSENEFIGIQPDQLGRLFMPGLKKKISKMVVLQPVVFRTKREYNLHRILRAVDLNELLSKLGQDDCCRKTDMMIPQAELVNLYKDYPQIIRNTEDIIERCNFKYDFESPKNKKHYTKNKKGDIALLTTLAEEGLAWRYGRHNDQAKARVEKELKVINDLEFSGYFLITWDIIRYSNSRGFLHIGRGSGANSIIAYCLGITDICPLELDLYFERFLNENRKSPPDFDIDWSWKERDVILKYIFDRYGYENVAFCGTNVEFKYRSIFREVGKVFGLPKDELDMLAKNPMKLQQTNSIVKLVQEYGMMLEKYPNMRSMHSCGILISEEPLTNYTPLEMPPKGFPIVLFDMHTAEDIGFDKFDILSQRGIGHIDDTVKLIEKNKGLRINIRDTRLSKNEHSANVYLAEGRTIGCFYIESPAMRGLLRRLKCDNYKTLVAASSIIRPGVAQSGMMKEYIFRHNNPSKFEYFHPVFEQQLGETYGIMVYQEDVIKIALHYGGLSAADGDILRRAMSGKGRSKATLQKVKDDFFISAAAKGHPEELSREIYRQIESFAGYSFCKAHSASYAVESYQSLYLKVHYPIEFMVAVINNQGGFYRTEIYVHEARMAGAKIHAPCVNKSEYETALYGLDIYLGFMHLQGLDSKLSQFIAFERGRNGIYKSLEDFINRVPMGIENVKVLVFIGAFRFTGKAKNELLVQVSLLMNNFKPENRGLMLIREPAKEFRLPVLERSVFEDAFDEIELLNFPISCSVFDLLQTRHRGDVMVRDLLKYHKRQVRMLAYLISTKQVPTKKGNMYFGTWIDHEGAYFDTAHFPDSLANNPFQGGGCYLLLGTVEIDYHFPTITISRMAKMPFIPDPRYSDSDKRFTTQHNIKQDVSSTHRKPYPQEHEINLPRHRMKF; from the coding sequence ATGTTTCTCAACTGCCACTCTTTTCATTCCCTTCGCTACGGCACTATTCCGCTGGATGATCTGATAAAGCAGGCATCGGCAAGCGGAGCCACGGCAGCAGCGCTGACTGATATCAACACCGTAACCGGCATTTATGATTTTATAAAAGGATGCGAAGGCTTAGGCATAAAACCGCTGGTCGGAATCGAGTTTCGTTCGGAGCATAAATTCCGCTACATCGGCCTGGCCAAAAATGCTGCAGGACTCGCGCAGATGAACCGCTTTCTGACCGATCATAATTTCAGCGGCGCTCCCCTGCCTGAAAAGGCTCCCGCTATTGAAGCGGCTTATTTTATATACACTCTGGAAAATGCACCTGCGGATCTCAGCGAAAATGAATTTATCGGCATTCAGCCTGACCAGCTCGGCAGGCTTTTCATGCCTGGACTTAAAAAAAAGATTTCCAAAATGGTTGTCCTCCAGCCGGTGGTATTCCGAACCAAAAGGGAATACAATCTTCACAGAATTCTGCGCGCCGTTGACCTCAATGAGCTTTTGTCCAAACTCGGGCAAGATGACTGCTGCAGGAAAACTGACATGATGATCCCCCAGGCTGAACTTGTCAATTTATATAAAGACTATCCCCAGATCATCCGTAATACTGAGGACATTATTGAACGCTGCAATTTTAAATATGATTTTGAAAGCCCGAAAAACAAAAAGCACTACACCAAAAATAAAAAAGGAGACATAGCCCTTCTTACCACTCTTGCCGAGGAAGGTCTTGCATGGCGTTACGGACGCCATAATGACCAGGCAAAAGCACGTGTGGAGAAGGAACTGAAAGTCATCAACGACCTGGAATTCAGCGGCTACTTCCTTATCACATGGGATATCATACGCTACAGCAACAGCCGGGGCTTCCTTCATATAGGCAGGGGCTCGGGCGCCAACAGCATAATTGCCTACTGTCTGGGAATAACGGACATCTGTCCTTTGGAGCTTGACCTGTATTTCGAGCGGTTCCTGAATGAAAACCGCAAGAGCCCGCCCGATTTCGATATCGACTGGTCGTGGAAGGAAAGGGATGTTATCTTGAAATACATCTTTGACCGCTACGGTTACGAGAATGTGGCTTTCTGCGGCACTAATGTGGAATTCAAATACCGCTCGATTTTCCGCGAGGTCGGCAAGGTATTCGGACTGCCGAAAGACGAGCTGGATATGCTGGCAAAAAATCCCATGAAGCTCCAGCAGACCAACTCAATAGTCAAATTGGTTCAGGAATATGGCATGATGCTTGAGAAATATCCCAATATGCGCAGCATGCATTCCTGCGGGATTCTGATTTCTGAAGAGCCGCTGACCAACTACACGCCATTGGAAATGCCTCCAAAAGGATTCCCAATAGTCCTTTTTGATATGCATACTGCTGAAGACATCGGTTTTGATAAATTTGACATACTAAGCCAGAGAGGCATCGGACATATTGATGATACTGTAAAACTGATTGAGAAAAACAAGGGTCTGCGGATCAATATCCGCGATACAAGGCTGTCAAAAAACGAACATTCCGCAAACGTGTATCTTGCGGAAGGGAGAACAATAGGATGCTTTTATATTGAAAGCCCTGCCATGCGTGGACTGCTGCGCCGATTGAAATGTGACAATTATAAAACACTTGTGGCTGCCTCTTCCATTATCCGTCCCGGAGTGGCGCAATCAGGAATGATGAAGGAATATATTTTCCGGCACAACAACCCGTCAAAATTTGAGTATTTCCATCCGGTTTTCGAGCAGCAGCTCGGAGAAACCTACGGTATTATGGTATATCAGGAAGACGTGATCAAAATTGCCCTGCATTACGGAGGCCTTTCCGCCGCAGACGGCGACATCCTAAGACGCGCTATGTCGGGAAAAGGACGCTCAAAAGCCACACTGCAAAAAGTCAAGGACGACTTTTTTATTTCTGCCGCCGCCAAAGGGCACCCCGAAGAACTCAGCCGTGAAATCTACCGCCAGATCGAATCCTTTGCAGGCTATTCCTTCTGCAAGGCACACTCTGCATCTTACGCTGTGGAAAGCTACCAGAGCCTTTACCTGAAGGTGCACTACCCTATTGAATTCATGGTTGCCGTAATCAATAATCAGGGAGGATTCTACCGCACTGAAATCTACGTGCACGAAGCCAGAATGGCCGGAGCCAAAATTCATGCCCCTTGCGTGAACAAAAGCGAATATGAAACTGCTCTCTACGGCTTGGATATTTATCTGGGATTTATGCACCTGCAGGGCCTGGATTCCAAACTCTCGCAGTTCATTGCTTTTGAACGTGGGAGAAACGGCATTTATAAATCGCTCGAAGACTTCATTAACAGGGTTCCCATGGGCATTGAGAATGTAAAGGTTCTCGTTTTCATAGGCGCTTTCCGATTTACGGGAAAAGCCAAAAATGAGCTGCTTGTCCAGGTAAGCCTGCTGATGAATAATTTCAAGCCTGAAAACCGCGGGCTGATGCTGATCCGCGAGCCTGCCAAGGAATTCAGGCTGCCTGTTCTGGAGCGTTCGGTATTTGAGGATGCTTTTGATGAAATCGAGCTGCTGAACTTCCCCATATCGTGCTCGGTTTTTGATCTGCTCCAGACCAGGCACCGCGGGGATGTGATGGTGCGCGATCTTCTGAAATACCATAAAAGGCAGGTGCGCATGCTGGCCTACCTGATCTCGACCAAACAGGTGCCTACCAAAAAGGGCAATATGTATTTCGGTACATGGATTGACCATGAAGGGGCATATTTTGATACAGCGCATTTTCCTGACAGCCTGGCAAACAATCCATTTCAGGGAGGAGGATGCTATCTGCTTCTGGGAACCGTGGAAATTGATTACCATTTCCCGACGATCACCATTTCCAGAATGGCGAAAATGCCTTTCATCCCCGATCCGAGATATTCAGACTCTGATAAAAGATTTACGACGCAGCATAACATAAAGCAGGATGTGAGCAGCACGCACCGCAAGCCTTATCCGCAGGAGCATGAAATAAACCTGCCGCGACACAGAATGAAATTTTGA
- the dinB gene encoding DNA polymerase IV encodes MSRAIVHIDMNTFFVSCERLTNSELNGIPLIIGGGDRGVVASCSYEARRFGVRSAMPIHMAMKLCPQAKIMKGDMELYSRLSHDITEIIQEKAPVVEKASIDEFYLDITGMDKFYGSYKWTDELASRITKETGLPLTFALSINKTVSKIGTGEGKQKQNLEIPEHLVQSFLNPLSIRKIPMVGEKTFQLLSRIGIRTIRTLSEMPAESLQQMIGKNGTELWKKANGIDNTPVEPYTERKSISTEHTFSQDTIDVLKLNRILQGMVEKLAYQLRAEQWLASTVTVKIRYANFDTETKQSRVQYTSADHILTQTVTDLFAKLYQRRMRLRLVGIRFSGLVRGTYQIDLFNDTEEMLALYQAMDRMKSRYGFDAVMRCAGASFKPNNKDEILKRKK; translated from the coding sequence ATGAGCCGGGCAATTGTACATATTGACATGAATACTTTTTTTGTTTCCTGCGAAAGGCTTACCAACTCTGAGCTCAACGGGATTCCCTTGATAATAGGCGGAGGCGATAGAGGCGTAGTGGCTTCCTGCTCCTATGAAGCGCGTCGATTTGGCGTGCGTTCAGCCATGCCGATACACATGGCAATGAAGCTCTGCCCCCAGGCCAAGATTATGAAAGGCGATATGGAATTATACTCGCGGCTTTCCCATGACATCACCGAAATTATTCAGGAGAAAGCTCCGGTAGTCGAAAAAGCGAGCATAGATGAATTTTATCTTGATATTACGGGAATGGATAAATTCTACGGCAGCTATAAATGGACAGACGAGCTCGCCAGCCGCATCACAAAGGAAACGGGCCTGCCCCTCACCTTTGCGCTTTCCATCAATAAGACCGTTTCTAAAATCGGAACCGGTGAAGGAAAACAGAAACAGAATCTCGAAATACCCGAACATCTTGTGCAGTCATTTTTAAACCCGCTCTCCATCCGAAAAATTCCGATGGTGGGCGAGAAAACATTCCAGCTGCTCTCGCGCATCGGAATCCGCACCATCCGGACGCTTTCTGAAATGCCGGCCGAATCATTGCAGCAGATGATTGGCAAAAACGGCACCGAACTTTGGAAAAAAGCCAATGGGATCGACAACACTCCCGTTGAGCCTTATACGGAAAGAAAATCAATTTCAACCGAACATACCTTTTCACAGGACACTATTGATGTATTGAAATTAAATAGGATCCTGCAGGGCATGGTGGAAAAGCTGGCCTACCAGCTGCGTGCAGAGCAGTGGCTCGCATCAACTGTGACTGTCAAGATAAGGTATGCCAATTTTGATACAGAAACCAAACAGTCCAGGGTACAGTACACCTCTGCCGATCATATTCTTACCCAGACTGTGACGGACCTCTTTGCCAAACTCTATCAGCGCAGAATGAGGCTGCGGCTTGTCGGAATCCGTTTCAGCGGTCTGGTCAGGGGAACCTATCAGATTGACCTTTTCAATGACACCGAAGAAATGCTTGCCCTATATCAGGCAATGGACAGAATGAAGAGCCGTTACGGATTTGATGCCGTGATGAGATGCGCCGGCGCCTCTTTTAAACCCAATAATAAAGACGAAATTTTAAAACGTAAAAAATAA
- a CDS encoding DUF6965 family protein codes for MTPDEIKRYFEASPPPKEVDWKPWAKITDSQVFLKSCYSTIGNFKGSLDMCPAWWHLKDFYMLVKRSHQETKSENQSE; via the coding sequence ATGACTCCCGATGAAATAAAACGCTATTTTGAGGCCTCTCCTCCTCCCAAGGAAGTGGATTGGAAACCATGGGCAAAGATCACCGATTCGCAGGTTTTTCTCAAAAGCTGCTATTCGACTATTGGGAATTTTAAGGGAAGTCTTGATATGTGCCCGGCATGGTGGCATCTAAAGGATTTTTATATGCTTGTCAAACGAAGCCATCAGGAAACCAAAAGCGAAAATCAATCCGAATAA
- the mobC gene encoding conjugal transfer protein MobC — protein MQTGENEQALRKILDMTRLISILLLALHFYYYGYSFFEQLDFRSKFSDRILENIFKAGLFSHFQKSKLLALLFVFISLLGARGRKNEKLKTKTALYFVFSGLLFYFGSGFILWLEFDYAFAFYILIASLGFLLIITGGTLLTRIISRSLSGKDIFNKENETFPQEERLLQNEYSINLPAQYRLKDKVRKSWINIINPFRGLLVCGSPGSGKSYFVIRHIITQHISKGFTMFVYDFKFDDLTKITYNAYLKYRHIYRVEPQFFVINFDDLNRSHRCNPLEPSSMTDITDAAESARTILLGLNREWIKKQGDFFVESPINFLTAVIWYLKKYNNGEYCTLPHVIELMQLEYHNLFTLLRCEKEIEVLINPFVSAYLNEANEQLEGQIASAKIAMSRLSSPQLYYVLSGNDFNLDINNPLKPKIICMGNNPQKIQTYGAVLSLYINRLIKQVNQKDKLKSSLIFDEFPTVYLNNIDSLIATARSNKVATSLGIQDLSQLKKDYGRELADVIMNITGNIISGQVSGDTAKQLSERFGRIMQDRESLSINSSDTSISRSRQLESAVPASKISCLSSGEFVGMTADNPDCRIELKTFHSEILNDHKSLQKETENYKDFPAVRTLNSTMVERMYGQVKNDIQELAESEINAISEDHSRLHLILKKK, from the coding sequence ATGCAGACAGGAGAAAATGAACAGGCACTGCGAAAAATTTTAGACATGACAAGGCTGATCAGCATACTGCTGCTGGCTCTGCATTTTTATTATTACGGCTACAGCTTTTTTGAGCAATTGGATTTCAGATCTAAATTCAGCGATAGGATTCTGGAGAATATTTTTAAGGCAGGACTCTTCAGTCATTTTCAAAAATCCAAGCTCCTGGCGCTCCTATTTGTTTTCATTTCACTTTTAGGAGCACGGGGACGAAAAAATGAAAAACTGAAAACTAAAACAGCATTATATTTTGTGTTTTCTGGACTGCTGTTTTATTTTGGCAGCGGGTTCATTTTATGGCTTGAATTTGATTATGCATTCGCATTTTATATCCTTATTGCATCACTGGGCTTTCTGCTGATAATCACCGGCGGAACGCTTCTTACCAGAATCATCAGCAGGTCCTTATCGGGCAAGGACATTTTCAATAAGGAAAATGAGACATTTCCGCAGGAGGAAAGACTTTTACAGAATGAGTATTCCATCAATCTCCCGGCGCAGTATCGACTCAAGGACAAAGTCCGAAAAAGCTGGATCAACATTATAAACCCGTTTCGCGGGCTGCTGGTATGCGGATCTCCCGGATCAGGCAAATCCTATTTTGTAATACGCCACATCATAACCCAGCATATCTCGAAAGGTTTTACAATGTTTGTCTATGATTTCAAATTTGATGACCTCACTAAAATAACCTATAATGCGTATCTGAAATACAGGCATATCTATCGCGTAGAGCCACAGTTTTTTGTCATCAATTTTGACGACCTCAACCGCTCCCACAGATGCAACCCGCTGGAACCTTCATCCATGACAGACATTACTGATGCAGCTGAATCGGCGCGCACTATCCTTTTGGGGCTTAATCGCGAATGGATCAAAAAACAGGGAGACTTTTTTGTAGAATCGCCCATCAATTTTTTGACTGCCGTTATATGGTACCTGAAAAAATACAATAATGGAGAATACTGCACCCTGCCTCATGTAATTGAGCTCATGCAGCTCGAATACCATAACCTCTTTACCCTGCTGCGATGTGAAAAAGAAATTGAAGTTTTGATCAATCCATTTGTCAGCGCCTACCTCAACGAAGCAAATGAGCAATTGGAGGGGCAGATTGCATCGGCTAAAATTGCCATGTCAAGGCTTTCGTCCCCTCAGCTCTACTATGTATTGTCGGGCAATGATTTTAATCTCGACATCAATAATCCGTTGAAGCCGAAAATAATCTGTATGGGAAACAACCCGCAAAAAATACAGACATACGGAGCTGTGCTCTCGCTTTATATCAACCGCCTCATTAAGCAGGTCAACCAGAAGGACAAACTCAAAAGCAGTCTGATTTTTGACGAATTTCCAACCGTCTACCTCAACAATATCGACAGTCTGATCGCCACTGCCCGCAGCAATAAAGTGGCCACCAGTCTTGGTATACAGGACCTGAGCCAGCTTAAGAAAGATTATGGGCGCGAACTTGCTGATGTGATAATGAACATCACGGGAAATATTATTTCCGGACAGGTTTCCGGCGACACTGCCAAGCAGCTTTCAGAACGCTTTGGCAGAATTATGCAGGACCGTGAAAGCCTTTCCATCAACAGCTCAGATACCTCAATCAGCCGCTCTCGCCAGCTTGAATCAGCAGTTCCTGCCTCAAAGATTTCCTGTCTCAGTTCAGGTGAATTTGTAGGTATGACCGCCGACAATCCCGATTGCCGGATTGAACTGAAAACATTCCACTCAGAAATCCTGAACGACCATAAATCACTGCAAAAAGAAACAGAAAACTACAAGGATTTTCCAGCTGTCCGGACTTTGAACAGTACCATGGTGGAGAGAATGTATGGGCAGGTTAAAAATGATATTCAGGAACTTGCAGAATCTGAAATCAATGCAATTTCTGAAGACCACAGCCGCCTGCACCTGATTTTGAAAAAAAAGTAA
- a CDS encoding relaxase/mobilization nuclease domain-containing protein yields MVAVIKTGRSMRRIFHYNENKVSTGDALCIGQGNYPADHDQLSSALKINLLLRQLELNENVKRGSVHISLNFHPSEKDLTAEKLMRIASEYMAGIGFEGQPYLVYQHHDAAHPHIHIISIKVGPDGKRIDMQNIGRNQSEAVRKKIEQDFILIKAQGREKQIAENLLPIGAQAVKYGKIQSKKAISQVLDFVINTYQYKSLPQLNAVLNLYNVKADNGSENSRILKNGGLVYRILDADGMPIGVPIKASDFHNRPTLGFLEKKFQENILENPRPGIRIKNAVRTVLRSDKPSINELSQALEQQGIAMVKRFAQNGTLYGLTYVDHVSRQVCNGSELGKEFSAAAIVQCCRKEETEAYNAIFSDRAKLPKPITAIMELQDSLALKKQSIPLLEELITKLFEREFPGSNPGTDFKRKKKKRKRKGLSNN; encoded by the coding sequence ATGGTTGCAGTAATAAAAACAGGACGATCTATGCGCCGCATTTTCCATTACAATGAGAACAAGGTTTCCACGGGTGATGCCCTATGCATCGGCCAGGGAAATTATCCTGCAGATCATGACCAGCTCAGCAGTGCCTTAAAGATAAATCTGCTGCTTCGGCAATTGGAGCTAAATGAAAATGTAAAGCGGGGAAGCGTGCATATTTCCCTGAATTTCCATCCTTCAGAAAAAGATCTGACCGCTGAAAAATTAATGAGAATCGCATCTGAATATATGGCTGGAATCGGTTTCGAAGGCCAGCCTTATCTTGTCTATCAGCATCATGATGCCGCACATCCGCATATTCACATAATATCGATTAAAGTAGGACCTGACGGCAAAAGGATCGACATGCAGAATATCGGACGCAACCAGTCCGAAGCGGTCCGAAAAAAGATAGAACAGGATTTTATTCTCATCAAAGCGCAAGGCAGGGAAAAACAGATTGCCGAGAATCTGCTGCCTATTGGTGCACAGGCTGTAAAATATGGAAAAATCCAGTCTAAAAAAGCTATTTCGCAAGTGTTGGATTTTGTAATCAACACCTATCAGTACAAGAGCCTGCCGCAGCTGAATGCTGTTCTTAATCTCTATAATGTAAAGGCCGACAATGGCTCTGAGAATTCCCGCATTTTAAAAAACGGAGGGCTTGTCTACCGCATACTTGATGCTGATGGGATGCCGATCGGCGTTCCTATCAAAGCAAGTGATTTCCACAACCGTCCGACGCTTGGATTTCTGGAGAAAAAATTCCAGGAAAACATCCTTGAAAATCCCAGACCGGGAATCAGGATAAAGAATGCTGTCCGTACTGTGCTGCGCTCTGATAAGCCCTCTATAAATGAACTATCTCAAGCTTTGGAGCAGCAGGGAATTGCAATGGTTAAAAGATTTGCGCAAAATGGAACTTTGTATGGACTTACCTATGTGGACCATGTCTCGAGACAGGTCTGCAACGGCAGTGAGCTTGGAAAAGAATTCTCGGCTGCAGCTATAGTGCAGTGCTGCAGAAAGGAAGAAACAGAAGCCTATAATGCTATTTTTTCCGACCGGGCCAAGCTTCCCAAACCTATAACGGCAATAATGGAACTGCAGGACTCTCTGGCCTTGAAAAAACAATCGATCCCTTTGTTGGAAGAACTGATCACCAAACTTTTTGAAAGGGAGTTTCCAGGCAGCAATCCTGGGACAGATTTTAAAAGGAAAAAGAAAAAAAGGAAAAGAAAAGGCCTTTCAAATAATTGA
- a CDS encoding plasmid mobilization protein encodes MKKEDTNRTKWIHLRLTPSEMNLLRSRFEKSICPKLSDFARKNLLEKPVVLKYRNQSIDDFIAEINRLRNDLNAVGSNYNQAVRKLHSLQHVPDFKNWILSYEEDKKMLFESIEKIKICVFKMAEKWLQ; translated from the coding sequence ATGAAAAAGGAAGATACGAACCGAACCAAATGGATTCATCTGCGGCTGACCCCGTCAGAGATGAATCTTCTAAGAAGCAGATTTGAAAAATCAATCTGTCCAAAGCTGAGTGATTTTGCAAGAAAAAATCTTCTTGAAAAACCCGTTGTCTTAAAATACCGGAACCAGTCCATTGATGATTTTATTGCTGAGATAAACCGCCTCCGCAATGATCTAAATGCTGTGGGCAGCAACTACAATCAGGCCGTCAGAAAACTGCACTCCCTGCAGCATGTCCCTGATTTCAAAAACTGGATATTGTCATATGAGGAAGATAAAAAAATGCTTTTCGAATCTATTGAAAAAATAAAAATCTGTGTATTTAAAATGGCTGAAAAATGGTTGCAGTAA